In Candidatus Limnocylindrales bacterium, the sequence TTTATTTTTCGCATTGACACTAAAATAAGTCAGTTTTATTTTAAAATAAATTTAATTATTTTTAACTTTTCAATAAGAAATTATTATGAATTTGACCTTTCGCCAATTAGAAACTTTCCAGGCCGTTGCCAGGCATCTGAGCTTTACCCGAGCTGCGCAGGAACTTTTCTTGACCCAACCCGCAGTGTCCATTCAAATAAAGCAGTTAGAGGAACAGCTTGGATTACCTCTGTTTGATCACATTGGAAAGCGGATTTATCTTACCCAGGCAGGACAGGAATTATATGCCTACAATCGGAAGATTTTAGACCTGTTGAAGGAGATGGAGATGGTAATGGGCGAGCTAAAAGGTCTGAAAAGGGGAAAGTTGGCGCTTTCCGGTGTCACCACCACCGAGTACTTACTCCCTTCCCTGTTGGGTATTTTTCGTCAGATCTATCCTGACATCCAGGTGTCCCTGGAAGTTACCAATCGGGCCCGTGTGCTTCAGCGATTTGCAAATAACGAGATAGATCTGGCCGTTATGGGCCAACCTCCTGAAGAATTGAACTTGACAGGAGAACCCTTCCTCCCTAATCAATTACTCCTGGTAGCCTCTCCTTCCCATCCTTTAACAAGGGAAAAACAGATACCCTTATCTCGATTGGCTTCAGAAACCTTTTTAGTAAGGGAACCAGGCTCAGGAACCCGAATGGCACTGGAAAGGCTTTTCAAAGAGGCCGGGTTATCCCTTCGTATCGGATTAGAACTTGGGAGTAACGAAGCCATCAAACAGGCTATT encodes:
- a CDS encoding LysR substrate-binding domain-containing protein; this translates as MNLTFRQLETFQAVARHLSFTRAAQELFLTQPAVSIQIKQLEEQLGLPLFDHIGKRIYLTQAGQELYAYNRKILDLLKEMEMVMGELKGLKRGKLALSGVTTTEYLLPSLLGIFRQIYPDIQVSLEVTNRARVLQRFANNEIDLAVMGQPPEELNLTGEPFLPNQLLLVASPSHPLTREKQIPLSRLASETFLVREPGSGTRMALERLFKEAGLSLRIGLELGSNEAIKQAIQAGLGLGVLSVYALSLELMGGKLVALNAEGFPLQRYWYLVYLAEKRLSPAARAFKEFLQTQAARELLQSRARLYRAYLEPRSVKKSLPLSRREQEVVQGIAEGYTEREIAKRLRISPKTVTTYRARVMKKLHLSHRSQLVQYALQTGLLAPSWQPNVLEPPELSRG